In Pedobacter sp. WC2423, the following are encoded in one genomic region:
- a CDS encoding PP2C family serine/threonine-protein phosphatase, whose amino-acid sequence MADRLFGITDTGRVRANNEDEFITQEVMHNKFMIAGVIDGVGGYAGGEIAAALTKEVILRELETIEPDLISQLSRVFYLANEEIATHKKGDLELMDMACVATLAVIDRQNNLLHYVHVGDTRLYLFRDHSLVKISHDQSFVGFLEDSGRLTEEAAMQHPKRNQINQALGLASRMGMTDPYFETGSSPFLPDDLILLCSDGLTDMVDAALITAVLNGPETLAVKAARLVEEANLAGGKDNVTVVLAKNDKVRASYEFSKSERVKPIVASAVAEPYVAAESYATAEPLKGSVKALPEQNAVQQKRGKGLIILLTALCLLFLGTTIWLFLYHTAEGTKLEQPGTVLVTPVKPGLNPQEKKISDMLLSLKGDTLLLADTVFKVPVRLSQALSIDRDTLILKTKGNIVFQSDPAYKGTALILSPKCKYVKIDQLLLENFETGIVSYNNALDLKNIRFNKVNYPVQVRFVFPDQFYVNGRLSKRNYAADSLAKK is encoded by the coding sequence ATGGCGGATCGTTTATTTGGAATTACTGACACCGGCAGGGTAAGGGCTAATAATGAAGATGAATTTATTACGCAGGAAGTCATGCACAACAAATTCATGATTGCTGGTGTAATTGATGGTGTAGGTGGTTATGCTGGTGGTGAAATTGCGGCAGCGCTCACTAAAGAAGTTATCTTAAGGGAGCTGGAAACGATTGAGCCGGATTTGATCAGTCAGTTAAGCCGGGTTTTTTACCTGGCTAATGAAGAGATTGCCACACATAAAAAGGGTGATCTGGAATTAATGGATATGGCCTGTGTAGCTACACTTGCAGTGATAGACAGGCAGAATAATCTGTTGCATTACGTACATGTGGGAGATACGAGATTGTATCTGTTCCGTGATCATTCATTGGTTAAGATTTCGCATGATCAGTCTTTTGTAGGTTTTCTGGAAGATTCTGGCAGGCTCACTGAGGAAGCGGCTATGCAGCATCCTAAGCGGAACCAGATTAACCAGGCGTTGGGACTTGCAAGCCGGATGGGAATGACAGATCCTTACTTTGAAACAGGTTCTTCTCCGTTTTTACCGGATGATTTGATTTTGCTTTGCAGTGATGGACTAACGGATATGGTAGATGCAGCATTGATTACTGCGGTACTGAACGGGCCGGAAACACTTGCGGTAAAGGCAGCGCGTTTAGTGGAGGAAGCAAACCTGGCGGGCGGTAAGGATAATGTAACTGTCGTACTGGCAAAAAATGATAAAGTCCGTGCTTCTTATGAGTTTTCAAAATCGGAGCGTGTTAAGCCGATAGTGGCCAGTGCTGTTGCTGAGCCTTATGTTGCTGCTGAGTCTTATGCTACCGCTGAGCCTTTAAAAGGTTCGGTTAAAGCTTTGCCTGAACAAAATGCAGTTCAGCAAAAGCGTGGTAAAGGATTGATCATATTATTAACTGCTTTATGTTTATTGTTTTTAGGGACAACCATCTGGTTGTTTTTATACCATACTGCTGAAGGAACAAAATTAGAACAGCCGGGAACGGTTTTGGTTACGCCGGTCAAACCTGGATTAAATCCTCAGGAAAAAAAGATCAGTGATATGCTCTTAAGTTTAAAGGGAGACACATTATTACTTGCGGATACGGTTTTTAAAGTACCTGTCCGTTTAAGCCAGGCGCTGAGTATAGACCGGGACACACTTATTCTGAAAACTAAAGGGAATATTGTTTTTCAAAGTGATCCGGCCTACAAAGGGACTGCGCTGATTCTTTCTCCAAAATGTAAATATGTGAAGATTGATCAGCTGTTACTGGAAAATTTTGAAACAGGTATAGTTTCCTATAACAATGCGCTGGACTTGAAAAATATACGTTTTAATAAAGTTAATTATCCTGTACAGGTCAGGTTTGTTTTTCCAGACCAGTTTTATGTGAATGGCAGATTGTCCAAGCGTAATTATGCAGCTGATTCGCTGGCTAAGAAATAA
- a CDS encoding serine/threonine protein kinase — MSKVFTITEGLENMGALRTGGQGSVYKGRRFGPIITAVKLLPTPVHTESTEDKNFRSFQNEVEKLKKVNEEPNPNIVKILNSGITESGSFPFIEMEFIDGPDLEELLKEPHDKIFTVKEVIKVADHLANALAHCHKVTVKHGDIKSNNVKFNVHTGNYVLLDFGLSAMSDEQRRTSIRHAGAIEFMAPEQSEGQMLLETDIYSYGIILYELLAGQVPFPLLDNGQKSRNDVLVGHLESPVPDLLTLRQQNMPESWSEQKKLHEMQVPAWLLAVISKCLEKSPSARYKSGMDLQYAIVHSSITDAGNAVADAPGTALLQMENERLQTLLLHYQEAQDENPVVRDAGIIAISKPVFYVLSAGVVFMIALLSYFLLFKEADKPVKKEVPVKTTTTPATVTPDDQDKGYAWDKERDSLKDSGSTETQPVQLKPVPQTPRDTTTMNLDTTLHF, encoded by the coding sequence ATGAGTAAAGTATTTACGATTACTGAAGGTCTGGAAAATATGGGCGCACTGCGTACCGGAGGCCAGGGTTCAGTTTACAAAGGAAGAAGGTTTGGTCCTATTATAACGGCAGTGAAATTACTGCCAACACCGGTTCATACGGAAAGTACGGAAGATAAAAACTTCAGGAGTTTCCAGAATGAGGTGGAGAAATTGAAAAAGGTAAATGAGGAGCCTAATCCTAATATAGTTAAGATCTTAAATTCAGGAATTACAGAAAGCGGATCGTTCCCATTTATAGAAATGGAGTTTATTGATGGACCCGATCTGGAAGAATTACTGAAAGAGCCTCACGATAAAATATTTACGGTAAAGGAAGTGATTAAGGTGGCCGATCATCTGGCGAATGCTTTAGCGCATTGTCATAAGGTGACAGTCAAGCACGGGGATATCAAGAGTAATAATGTTAAGTTTAATGTCCATACGGGTAATTATGTCCTGCTGGATTTTGGCTTATCGGCAATGTCTGATGAACAGCGCAGAACGAGTATCCGCCATGCGGGTGCAATAGAATTCATGGCACCTGAGCAGAGTGAAGGACAAATGTTACTGGAAACTGATATTTACAGTTACGGGATAATCCTGTATGAGCTGCTGGCAGGGCAGGTTCCTTTTCCTTTACTGGATAACGGTCAAAAGTCAAGGAATGATGTCTTGGTTGGTCATCTGGAATCGCCTGTGCCTGATTTGTTGACCTTAAGACAGCAAAATATGCCTGAAAGCTGGTCGGAGCAGAAGAAATTACACGAGATGCAGGTTCCTGCCTGGTTGCTTGCTGTGATTAGTAAATGTTTGGAGAAATCACCATCAGCCAGGTACAAAAGCGGAATGGATTTGCAGTATGCGATTGTCCACAGTAGTATTACTGACGCTGGAAACGCTGTAGCTGATGCTCCGGGTACTGCTTTATTGCAAATGGAGAATGAGCGGTTACAAACTTTGCTTTTACATTATCAGGAAGCACAGGATGAAAATCCTGTTGTGCGTGATGCTGGTATAATTGCGATCTCTAAGCCTGTATTTTATGTTTTATCTGCGGGAGTAGTCTTTATGATTGCATTGCTGAGTTATTTTTTACTTTTTAAGGAAGCGGATAAACCTGTTAAAAAGGAGGTTCCGGTGAAAACTACGACAACTCCGGCTACTGTAACCCCTGATGATCAGGATAAGGGTTATGCCTGGGATAAGGAGCGTGATTCTCTAAAAGATAGTGGAAGTACAGAAACACAACCGGTACAGTTGAAGCCTGTTCCTCAGACTCCGCGTGATACAACAACGATGAATTTGGATACTACGCTTCATTTCTAA
- a CDS encoding NTP transferase domain-containing protein, translating into MFPVPELNGLVLAGGRSTRMGHDKGLINWHGKPQREYMADLLKSYCREVFISCREDQQLAITDGGYTALTDNYTDLGPFGALLSAFELQENKAWLVVACDLPLLDKAHLDQLCAERNPVLMATAFEGTDGVAEPLMTIWEPSAYPALLSGLAAGSSSARSVLLKNEITVLKSTDQQALANVNSRDEADKIIKSFL; encoded by the coding sequence ATGTTTCCGGTTCCTGAACTTAATGGGCTGGTACTGGCAGGAGGCAGGAGTACCCGGATGGGCCATGATAAAGGACTGATCAACTGGCATGGAAAACCCCAGCGGGAGTATATGGCTGATTTGCTGAAGTCTTATTGCCGGGAAGTTTTCATTTCTTGTCGTGAAGATCAGCAGTTAGCTATTACAGATGGAGGTTACACTGCACTTACAGATAATTATACTGATCTGGGACCTTTTGGTGCTTTGCTTTCTGCATTTGAATTACAGGAAAATAAGGCATGGCTGGTGGTAGCCTGTGATCTGCCTTTATTGGACAAGGCGCATTTAGATCAATTGTGTGCTGAGCGTAACCCCGTCCTGATGGCTACGGCTTTTGAAGGGACTGATGGAGTTGCAGAACCATTAATGACGATATGGGAGCCTTCAGCTTATCCTGCGCTGCTTTCGGGTTTAGCTGCAGGCTCTTCATCTGCGCGCAGTGTACTGCTCAAAAATGAAATTACAGTATTGAAATCTACTGATCAGCAGGCCTTAGCCAATGTAAACAGCCGTGATGAGGCAGACAAGATCATAAAATCATTCTTATAA
- a CDS encoding FdhF/YdeP family oxidoreductase: MENKGKILPDAENPEKLLNLKVSPAKTWAAGIPAVVAAFADIVEEGIPVRGTGALFSMNQKGGFDCSSCAWPDPDDDRSPIGEYCENGVKALAEEATTKKVTADFFALNSVADLSKLTDYEIGKKGRLTEPVYLPKGATHYQRISWDNAFKKIAEHLNALESPDEAAFYTSGRTSNETSFMYQLFTKEFGTNNLPDCSNMCHETSGVALSETIGIGKGTVKLDDFYTTDVIIIIGQNPGTNAPRMMSALEKGKKNGAKIIAINPLPEAGLMGFKNPQEIGSVLGSGTKFADLFLQVKINGDMAVFKALEILLYEAELKSPGKVFDHEFIANHTVGYGNFINHLKNYRLEELADQAGVPLAQIREAAEIIGPKNRLIFCWGMGLTQQKNGVDMLKEIVNITLLKGSIGKPGAGLCPVRGHSNVQGNRTMLISEKPTQQQLDKLKEVFGFEPPRENGYDVVNAIKAIHAGKVKVFFAMGGNFLSATPDTNYTAEAMRKLRLNVQVSTKLNRGHLIHGEEALILPALSRSDKDLYNGVAQFISTENSMGVVQSSKGILDPVSDQMRNETRIVCEMAKATLGSRSVVDWDKFANSYDAIRDVIEQCIPGFEDYNRRVREPGGFYLPNGPREGKFITEKFKDKAPFTLTDLPVHHLAADEYMMASIRSHDQFNTTIYGLEDRYRGIKNERRVVFMNQKDMDKAGFAEGEKVDLFNYGDGIERVARLFVVVPYSIPERNAATYYPETNVLMPISSVADQSNTPVGKLIVIKIKKHVSGS; encoded by the coding sequence ATGGAAAACAAAGGTAAAATATTGCCCGATGCAGAGAATCCGGAAAAGTTACTGAATTTAAAAGTATCTCCAGCAAAAACGTGGGCTGCCGGTATCCCTGCTGTGGTAGCTGCATTTGCAGATATTGTTGAAGAAGGTATTCCCGTTCGGGGTACGGGCGCTTTGTTTTCAATGAACCAGAAAGGTGGATTTGATTGTTCTAGTTGTGCCTGGCCGGATCCTGATGATGACCGTTCTCCCATTGGTGAATATTGCGAGAATGGAGTCAAAGCTTTAGCGGAAGAAGCAACTACAAAAAAGGTAACTGCTGATTTTTTTGCTTTAAATTCAGTTGCAGATTTATCGAAATTAACAGATTATGAAATAGGCAAAAAAGGACGTTTAACTGAGCCTGTTTATCTGCCAAAAGGAGCAACGCATTATCAGCGTATCAGTTGGGATAATGCCTTTAAGAAAATAGCAGAACATCTGAATGCTTTGGAATCACCCGATGAGGCCGCATTTTATACTTCAGGAAGGACCAGTAATGAAACCTCGTTTATGTACCAGTTATTTACCAAAGAATTTGGGACTAATAACTTGCCGGACTGCTCTAATATGTGTCATGAAACCAGTGGTGTAGCCTTGTCAGAGACTATAGGGATTGGAAAAGGAACGGTGAAGCTGGACGATTTTTATACGACGGATGTCATTATCATTATTGGGCAGAACCCTGGAACAAATGCGCCCAGAATGATGAGTGCTTTGGAAAAGGGGAAAAAGAATGGCGCTAAAATCATCGCGATCAATCCATTGCCTGAAGCTGGTTTAATGGGCTTCAAAAACCCCCAGGAAATTGGCAGTGTACTTGGATCAGGTACTAAATTTGCCGACTTGTTTCTCCAGGTAAAGATAAACGGCGACATGGCTGTTTTTAAAGCACTTGAAATCCTCTTATATGAGGCAGAGCTAAAATCTCCCGGAAAAGTCTTTGACCATGAGTTTATAGCAAATCATACTGTAGGATACGGAAATTTCATCAATCATCTGAAGAATTACAGGCTGGAAGAGCTTGCTGATCAGGCTGGAGTTCCGCTGGCACAAATCCGCGAAGCAGCAGAAATAATTGGCCCGAAAAACAGGCTTATATTTTGCTGGGGAATGGGACTGACCCAACAGAAAAATGGGGTAGACATGTTAAAAGAAATTGTCAATATTACTTTATTAAAAGGGAGTATTGGTAAGCCGGGAGCTGGTTTATGCCCGGTTCGTGGACATAGCAATGTTCAGGGAAACCGAACGATGCTGATTTCTGAAAAGCCAACTCAGCAGCAACTGGACAAATTAAAAGAAGTTTTTGGTTTTGAGCCGCCAAGGGAGAATGGTTATGATGTTGTGAACGCGATTAAGGCAATTCATGCAGGGAAAGTAAAAGTGTTTTTTGCAATGGGGGGTAATTTTCTCTCGGCAACGCCGGATACAAATTATACGGCTGAGGCGATGCGTAAACTCAGGCTGAATGTGCAGGTATCCACAAAATTAAACCGTGGTCATTTGATTCATGGAGAAGAAGCATTAATACTTCCTGCATTATCCCGGAGTGATAAAGATTTGTACAATGGTGTTGCCCAGTTTATAAGTACTGAAAATTCGATGGGGGTAGTGCAGTCTTCTAAAGGAATTCTGGATCCTGTATCGGATCAGATGAGGAATGAAACCAGGATTGTCTGTGAAATGGCGAAAGCTACTTTAGGAAGCCGTTCTGTGGTAGATTGGGATAAATTTGCAAATAGTTATGATGCGATCCGGGATGTGATTGAACAGTGTATCCCGGGTTTTGAAGATTATAATAGAAGAGTGCGCGAGCCTGGTGGTTTTTATTTGCCAAACGGGCCCAGGGAAGGGAAATTTATAACGGAAAAGTTCAAGGATAAAGCCCCGTTTACATTGACTGATTTACCTGTACATCATTTAGCAGCAGATGAATATATGATGGCCAGTATTCGTAGTCATGATCAGTTTAATACTACTATTTATGGTTTGGAAGATCGTTACCGCGGAATAAAGAATGAACGGCGCGTTGTATTTATGAATCAGAAAGATATGGATAAGGCAGGCTTTGCCGAAGGAGAGAAAGTTGATCTGTTTAATTATGGAGATGGGATAGAAAGGGTAGCCAGATTGTTTGTGGTGGTTCCTTACAGTATTCCTGAACGTAATGCAGCAACTTATTATCCGGAAACAAATGTCCTGATGCCTATCAGCAGTGTAGCTGATCAAAGTAATACACCTGTCGGAAAACTGATTGTCATCAAAATTAAAAAGCATGTTTCCGGTTCCTGA
- the fdhD gene encoding formate dehydrogenase accessory sulfurtransferase FdhD — protein sequence MQTDSIQRFSIIKVNAEGTAKVADELAIEEPLEIRVSYLSSGLQVVKNVAVTMRTPGHDAELATGFLFTEGIIKNNETLASVEHCFIACAENKENVIQVTLNEIPSLENAERNFYTTSSCGVCGKGSIAAIRTVSVFQQNNLDELFVNQEILNQLPVILQKQQEVFRVTGGLHAASLFTADGELLLLREDVGRHNALDKLIGAALVQNLLPLTNSILLLSGRVSFELVQKAAMAGVRIIAAVGAPSSLAVQLAEEFGITLIGFLRNQRFNIYNAAQRIAVNTTETYTYTNEDKN from the coding sequence ATGCAGACGGATTCTATACAACGATTTTCGATCATAAAAGTGAATGCAGAGGGCACCGCAAAGGTAGCTGATGAGCTCGCTATCGAAGAACCTCTGGAAATCAGAGTTAGCTATCTTTCAAGTGGGTTACAGGTTGTTAAAAATGTGGCTGTGACCATGCGTACACCTGGTCATGATGCCGAACTTGCTACAGGTTTTCTGTTTACGGAAGGGATTATTAAAAATAATGAAACACTGGCATCAGTAGAACATTGCTTTATTGCTTGTGCGGAAAATAAAGAAAATGTAATACAGGTAACTTTGAATGAGATTCCTTCTTTGGAAAACGCAGAACGTAATTTCTATACCACTTCAAGCTGTGGTGTTTGTGGAAAAGGGTCAATTGCAGCTATTCGTACAGTCAGTGTTTTTCAGCAGAATAATCTGGACGAACTGTTTGTTAATCAGGAGATATTAAATCAGCTGCCAGTCATCCTGCAAAAACAACAGGAAGTGTTCCGGGTTACAGGCGGTTTACATGCTGCTTCATTATTTACTGCTGATGGAGAATTATTATTGCTCAGAGAAGACGTTGGCCGTCATAATGCCCTGGATAAATTGATTGGGGCTGCTTTAGTCCAAAATTTGCTTCCCTTAACAAATTCTATTCTGCTATTAAGTGGCAGAGTCAGTTTTGAACTGGTACAGAAAGCTGCGATGGCTGGTGTCCGGATTATTGCAGCAGTAGGGGCGCCATCAAGTCTGGCAGTACAATTAGCAGAAGAGTTTGGAATCACCCTGATTGGTTTTCTGCGTAATCAAAGATTTAATATCTATAACGCAGCACAGCGCATTGCTGTAAACACTACAGAAACATATACCTACACTAATGAAGATAAGAATTAA
- a CDS encoding ATP/GTP-binding protein, with amino-acid sequence MIVSFSTTNFRSIKDTVTLSFEADKSQDLEKYFILEPAPGQRLLKLGLIYGANGSGKTTILKALDSLRSLIVSSPLQKQTTLNYTPFLFNALTSTQETKFELIFFQNGIKYSYEIAFIKEAITFEKLEFYSPNKSLIYKRETNIEKQLTEIKFGPKAKFKRAQEEILEANTLWNNPVLSGFLKSNIDSPELRDVTDWFDKVLRKLITPKTDLSDSINKAIENKEINKGHIIKFLQKADFKITDLALEKRTINYDDNMREIMHVINKQIAAIIPKSISVKDPESLDLLEVGFRHSVLNGDHSDSYILPYKEESEGTQRYFQFSGLLDQILGKSSVVLIDELESSLHPELLKHFLLLFLVNVKGSQIIATTHYRELLMERDIFRDDAIWFTEKISDGSVELYALSDFDSSVIRDTTSVFNAYKSGKLGAVPQLEDYYLDFDNEN; translated from the coding sequence ATGATTGTAAGCTTTTCTACAACAAATTTCAGAAGTATAAAAGATACTGTTACACTATCTTTCGAAGCTGATAAATCTCAGGATCTGGAAAAGTATTTTATTCTCGAACCTGCTCCAGGACAAAGATTATTAAAATTGGGTTTAATCTATGGTGCTAATGGTTCAGGAAAGACTACGATCTTAAAGGCTCTTGATTCTTTAAGGTCATTAATCGTCTCCTCACCATTACAGAAACAGACGACATTAAATTACACTCCATTTCTATTTAACGCATTAACATCAACTCAGGAAACGAAGTTTGAATTAATATTTTTCCAAAACGGAATCAAATACAGTTACGAGATTGCTTTCATAAAGGAGGCTATTACTTTTGAAAAGCTCGAATTTTACTCTCCTAACAAATCTTTGATTTATAAACGCGAAACGAATATTGAGAAACAGCTGACTGAAATTAAATTTGGCCCTAAGGCCAAGTTCAAACGGGCTCAGGAGGAAATTCTGGAGGCAAATACCTTGTGGAATAACCCTGTATTGAGCGGCTTTTTAAAGTCAAATATTGATTCTCCTGAACTCAGAGACGTAACTGACTGGTTCGATAAGGTGCTTAGAAAGCTGATTACTCCTAAAACAGACTTGAGTGATTCTATTAATAAAGCAATTGAAAATAAAGAGATTAATAAGGGTCATATAATTAAATTTCTTCAAAAAGCAGATTTCAAGATTACCGACTTAGCACTGGAAAAAAGAACAATTAATTATGATGATAATATGCGTGAAATCATGCATGTTATTAACAAACAGATTGCAGCTATAATACCAAAATCTATTTCTGTAAAGGATCCTGAGTCATTGGATTTACTTGAAGTTGGTTTCCGCCACTCAGTGTTGAATGGTGATCACTCTGATAGTTATATATTGCCATATAAAGAAGAATCCGAAGGAACACAAAGATATTTTCAATTCAGTGGCCTTTTAGACCAGATACTTGGGAAAAGTAGTGTAGTCTTAATCGATGAACTCGAATCTTCACTACACCCAGAATTATTAAAGCATTTTCTTTTGCTATTTCTTGTCAATGTTAAGGGTTCCCAAATCATAGCCACTACCCATTATCGGGAATTACTGATGGAAAGAGATATATTTCGGGATGATGCCATATGGTTCACAGAAAAAATTTCAGATGGCAGTGTAGAGCTTTATGCATTAAGTGACTTCGATTCAAGTGTTATCCGGGATACTACATCTGTATTCAATGCATACAAATCGGGCAAGCTTGGTGCCGTACCACAATTAGAAGATTATTATCTGGATTTCGATAATGAGAACTAG
- a CDS encoding RloB domain-containing protein: MRTSGTKKGLGKKTFSLVVDGETELWYLQMLRKNETLHGISIQPELPKKKTLFEQFELVKTNARIYDLSIWVIDLDVVIAEGKIPELKKYQKEAENIKKIHVLINTPCLEFWFLMHVKDSGKYFRECDPVGKELKSHDPLKTYEKSEKYFVRSNPDIYQRLKPYLKTGITNATKRGNFDTEAPEQAKAEIYKIFGLLGINI, from the coding sequence ATGAGAACTAGCGGTACAAAAAAGGGCCTGGGGAAAAAGACTTTTTCTTTGGTTGTAGATGGAGAAACTGAACTTTGGTATCTGCAAATGTTAAGGAAAAACGAGACGCTTCATGGAATATCTATTCAGCCCGAACTTCCCAAAAAGAAAACCCTTTTTGAACAGTTTGAGCTGGTAAAGACAAATGCCAGGATTTATGACTTATCGATATGGGTTATTGATCTCGATGTAGTCATTGCTGAAGGAAAAATCCCGGAATTAAAGAAGTATCAAAAAGAAGCTGAAAACATTAAAAAAATCCATGTGCTGATTAACACGCCTTGTCTTGAATTCTGGTTTCTGATGCATGTGAAGGATAGTGGTAAGTATTTCAGAGAATGCGATCCTGTTGGAAAGGAACTGAAAAGCCATGACCCTTTAAAAACTTATGAAAAGTCAGAGAAATATTTCGTGCGCAGCAATCCTGATATATATCAAAGATTAAAGCCCTATCTGAAGACCGGAATAACCAACGCAACGAAAAGAGGGAATTTTGACACAGAAGCCCCTGAGCAAGCAAAAGCTGAAATTTATAAGATATTCGGTCTACTGGGCATTAATATCTGA
- the metQ gene encoding methionine ABC transporter substrate-binding lipoprotein MetQ, giving the protein MKTKINLLAAVAVMASVSLFSCGGGAKKSDPNHIKVGVESGPEFAVAEAAQKVAKEKFGLDVELVQFNDFVMPNEALSQGDLDLNVFQNKPYLDVQTKQRGYKFAIQGNTFVFPLAGYSKKIKKIEELKEGNTIIIPNDPTNGGRALLLLQKSGLLKLKDGVGLLPTVNDIIENPKKIKILELEAPQLPRALDDQNVTIAVINNTFASSVGLIADRDGLIVEDKKSPYVNIIVSREDNKDEEKIKKFVKAFQSDEVEAAAAKIFKGGAVKGW; this is encoded by the coding sequence GTGCTAAAAAGAGTGATCCGAACCATATCAAAGTAGGTGTAGAATCAGGACCGGAATTTGCAGTGGCTGAAGCTGCTCAGAAAGTAGCTAAAGAGAAATTTGGCCTGGACGTTGAATTGGTTCAGTTCAATGATTTCGTAATGCCTAATGAAGCGCTTAGCCAGGGTGATTTAGATTTGAATGTATTCCAGAATAAACCTTATCTGGATGTACAGACTAAACAACGCGGTTATAAATTCGCAATCCAGGGGAATACTTTTGTTTTCCCATTAGCTGGTTATTCTAAAAAAATCAAGAAAATTGAAGAGTTAAAAGAAGGCAATACGATTATTATTCCTAATGATCCGACTAATGGTGGCCGGGCTTTATTGCTGTTACAAAAATCAGGTTTACTGAAGTTAAAAGATGGTGTTGGTTTATTACCTACTGTCAATGATATCATCGAAAATCCTAAAAAGATCAAGATTCTTGAATTAGAAGCTCCGCAATTACCAAGAGCACTGGATGATCAGAATGTAACCATTGCAGTCATCAACAATACTTTTGCGTCTTCTGTTGGCTTAATTGCAGACCGTGACGGACTTATTGTAGAAGATAAAAAATCACCTTACGTAAATATCATTGTATCCAGAGAAGATAATAAAGATGAAGAGAAGATCAAAAAGTTTGTAAAAGCTTTTCAATCTGATGAGGTAGAAGCCGCTGCTGCTAAAATATTCAAAGGTGGTGCTGTTAAGGGTTGGTAA